One Paenibacillus crassostreae DNA segment encodes these proteins:
- the glmS gene encoding glutamine--fructose-6-phosphate transaminase (isomerizing) yields the protein MCGIVGYIGNGSTQSVLVEGLKKLEYRGYDSAGIAVFTNKGLEVVKAQGRLVNLEAKLEDEPLVGTAGIGHTRWATHGKPSDANSHPHTDESQKFSVVHNGIVENYLDLKDELIAQGHTFTSETDTEIIAHLIARAYDGDIVKAVREAITHMRGAFALGVLTEYEPTKLVAVRQASPLIIGLGDGENFIGSDIPAILEYTRNVYILNDGEMAVLTQDSVELMTIEGNFISREMIHVDWDAVTAEKGGFEYFMLKEIHEQPKAYRDTMLGRIDEQGEKVILPELKLTPDQIMNIRNIQIIGCGTAYHAGLVGRNVIETLVRIPVETDVASEYRYRSPIVSPDTLVIVVSQSGETADTLAALREAKANGAHVLAITNVVGSSIARDADDVIATLAGPEIAVASTKAYTSQLIAFYLLGLYLAEVRGTQTPEAVKEMIQAMQALPEQLDMMLEQSESIKAYAEQISHHEHLFFIGRGLDFAVAQEGSLKLKEISYIHSEAYPAGELKHGTLALIEDGTPVIALVTQESVLEKTVSNIKEVSARGADIMVITYEEHAATLLKSVDQVFVIPKTLPLLSPALAVVSLQLLSYYASLALGNDVDKPRNLAKSVTVE from the coding sequence ATGTGTGGTATCGTTGGATATATTGGAAATGGAAGTACTCAATCCGTCTTAGTTGAGGGACTAAAGAAATTAGAATATCGTGGGTATGATTCAGCAGGAATTGCTGTATTTACAAATAAAGGACTTGAAGTTGTTAAAGCACAGGGCCGTCTAGTTAATTTGGAAGCGAAGCTAGAGGATGAGCCATTAGTAGGTACAGCTGGAATTGGTCATACACGTTGGGCGACTCACGGAAAACCATCGGATGCCAATTCACATCCGCACACGGATGAAAGCCAGAAATTCTCCGTTGTTCATAACGGGATTGTTGAGAATTATCTGGATTTGAAAGATGAATTGATTGCTCAAGGTCATACCTTCACTTCAGAGACAGACACCGAGATTATTGCACATCTTATTGCACGTGCCTATGATGGTGATATTGTTAAAGCAGTACGAGAAGCAATTACTCATATGCGTGGTGCTTTTGCATTAGGCGTATTAACAGAGTATGAACCAACTAAATTAGTTGCCGTTCGACAAGCAAGCCCATTAATTATCGGTCTTGGAGATGGAGAGAATTTTATCGGTTCTGATATTCCAGCTATTCTCGAATATACGCGTAATGTGTATATTCTGAATGATGGTGAAATGGCCGTATTGACCCAAGATTCCGTCGAATTAATGACTATTGAAGGGAATTTTATTTCTCGGGAAATGATTCATGTCGATTGGGATGCTGTAACAGCAGAAAAGGGCGGCTTCGAGTATTTCATGTTGAAGGAAATTCATGAACAACCCAAAGCTTACCGTGATACTATGCTTGGCCGGATTGATGAACAAGGGGAGAAAGTTATTCTTCCTGAGTTGAAATTAACACCGGACCAGATTATGAATATACGTAACATACAGATTATTGGCTGTGGAACTGCTTATCATGCAGGTCTTGTCGGACGTAATGTGATTGAGACATTGGTACGTATTCCTGTGGAGACAGATGTAGCTTCAGAATACCGTTATCGCTCTCCAATCGTTTCACCTGATACTTTAGTTATTGTTGTTAGCCAATCAGGAGAAACAGCAGATACACTTGCGGCATTACGTGAAGCAAAAGCGAATGGTGCTCATGTATTAGCTATTACTAACGTTGTAGGTAGCTCTATAGCGCGTGACGCAGATGATGTGATTGCGACATTGGCTGGACCTGAAATTGCCGTCGCTTCGACAAAAGCTTATACATCCCAATTGATTGCATTCTACTTATTGGGACTATATTTAGCTGAAGTTCGTGGCACACAGACGCCAGAAGCGGTTAAGGAAATGATTCAAGCAATGCAAGCATTGCCTGAACAATTAGATATGATGTTGGAGCAATCCGAGTCTATTAAAGCCTATGCAGAACAAATTTCACATCATGAACATTTATTCTTCATTGGCCGCGGGTTGGATTTTGCAGTAGCGCAAGAAGGATCCTTGAAACTCAAGGAAATCTCATACATTCACTCTGAGGCATACCCAGCGGGTGAATTGAAACATGGAACGCTAGCGTTGATTGAAGACGGAACACCTGTTATTGCTTTGGTAACTCAAGAATCTGTTCTGGAAAAAACGGTTAGCAATATTAAGGAAGTAAGTGCTCGTGGAGCGGATATCATGGTAATTACGTATGAAGAGCACGCAGCGACCCTTCTGAAGTCCGTAGATCAAGTCTTTGTCATTCCTAAGACATTGCCACTCCTAAGCCCAGCATTAGCTGTAGTATCACTACAACTGCTGTCTTACTACGCATCCCTTGCACTAGGTAATGATGTAGATAAACCACGTAACTTGGCGAAGAGCGTGACTGTAGAGTAG
- the sigW gene encoding RNA polymerase sigma factor SigW, with protein MDQIEKRLTKLALKGDQQAFAEIVGLYKDKIYHLGYRMLNNRHEAEDIVQETFLRVFKSMDRYDPNQKFSTWIYRIATNLCIDRLRKRKPVYSLDADMNDQEGLDGYSLIPSDDRTPESELMISETKQLIYDAIESLPVKYKSVMILRYLQDMSLQEISDVLGMPVTTIKTRVHRGREFLRKKLETKF; from the coding sequence TTGGATCAAATAGAAAAAAGATTAACGAAGCTTGCTCTAAAAGGTGATCAGCAGGCATTCGCTGAAATTGTTGGGTTGTATAAAGATAAAATATACCATTTAGGGTATAGAATGCTGAATAATCGTCATGAAGCAGAAGATATTGTTCAGGAGACTTTTTTACGTGTGTTTAAAAGCATGGATCGCTATGATCCAAACCAGAAATTTTCTACGTGGATCTATAGGATTGCCACAAATTTATGTATTGATCGATTGAGAAAAAGAAAACCGGTATACTCGTTAGATGCAGATATGAATGATCAAGAAGGTTTAGATGGGTATTCATTAATCCCAAGTGATGATCGTACACCTGAGAGTGAATTAATGATCTCCGAGACTAAGCAACTTATTTATGATGCCATTGAAAGTTTGCCAGTTAAGTACAAATCAGTGATGATTCTGAGATACCTACAGGATATGTCTCTACAAGAGATAAGCGATGTACTTGGTATGCCAGTGACAACGATAAAAACACGAGTTCATCGGGGAAGAGAATTTTTACGTAAAAAGTTAGAAACTAAATTTTAA
- a CDS encoding type 1 glutamine amidotransferase family protein — protein sequence MNNTVYLYVFDTMADWEIGYLTAELNSGRYYKKGLAPSKIVTVGIDKTPVTTMGGLKILPDIKLDECSIERSDLLILPGGDTWTETIHHPLLKIAERCLREGIWVAAICGATMGLAQTGLLNSRGHTSNDLEYLKMICPTYTGEKYYKMESAVTDGKLITASGIAPLEFSVHVLKALGVFSSKTLDAWYSLNKTHESKYFYELMNSIQ from the coding sequence ATGAATAATACGGTATATCTTTATGTGTTTGACACAATGGCAGACTGGGAAATAGGCTACTTAACTGCCGAACTGAACTCGGGAAGATATTATAAAAAGGGGCTGGCCCCATCAAAAATAGTTACCGTGGGAATTGATAAGACTCCAGTAACTACAATGGGCGGATTGAAAATACTGCCTGACATCAAATTGGATGAGTGCAGCATTGAAAGATCAGATCTATTGATTTTACCCGGTGGAGATACATGGACAGAAACCATTCACCACCCTCTCTTAAAAATCGCTGAGAGGTGTTTAAGGGAAGGTATATGGGTTGCAGCGATTTGTGGTGCTACAATGGGACTTGCCCAGACAGGATTGCTGAATTCACGTGGGCATACAAGCAATGATCTGGAATACCTTAAAATGATCTGTCCCACTTATACAGGAGAAAAGTATTACAAAATGGAGTCTGCTGTAACTGATGGAAAACTGATCACTGCATCTGGAATAGCTCCGTTGGAGTTTTCTGTACACGTCTTGAAAGCTCTGGGTGTGTTTTCTTCAAAAACATTAGATGCCTGGTATAGTCTTAATAAGACTCATGAATCCAAATATTTCTATGAGTTGATGAATTCAATCCAATGA
- a CDS encoding GNAT family N-acetyltransferase produces MIYLETSRLQLRDWEETDLEPFSRLNADEKVMRYFPKTLSIEETNVFYKSIISEFKECGFGLYAIEAKENKEFIGFIGFHRATFEADFTPCIEIAWRLKKEAWGKGYATEGATACLHYGFKELGFNDIYSFTADVNQPSKNVMIKIGMKFIKTFNHPKVKKDSLLRKHVLFHINQK; encoded by the coding sequence ATGATCTATTTAGAAACCTCGAGATTGCAATTACGTGACTGGGAAGAAACCGATTTAGAGCCATTTAGTCGACTAAATGCGGATGAAAAGGTTATGAGGTATTTTCCTAAAACCTTATCAATCGAAGAAACAAATGTGTTCTATAAATCAATTATATCCGAGTTTAAAGAATGTGGGTTTGGGTTGTATGCAATTGAAGCAAAGGAAAATAAAGAGTTTATAGGGTTTATAGGATTTCATAGGGCAACATTTGAGGCTGATTTTACACCGTGTATAGAAATTGCATGGCGACTGAAAAAAGAAGCTTGGGGAAAAGGATATGCAACTGAGGGGGCGACAGCCTGTTTACATTATGGATTTAAAGAATTGGGTTTTAATGATATTTATAGTTTTACAGCCGATGTTAATCAGCCTTCGAAAAACGTAATGATAAAAATTGGTATGAAATTTATTAAAACTTTCAATCACCCGAAAGTTAAGAAAGATAGCCTATTAAGAAAACACGTTCTATTTCATATAAATCAAAAATAA
- a CDS encoding zf-HC2 domain-containing protein — protein sequence MDCKLAVSLMHDYLDDDLAKEQNMMLKAHLQSCADCHMRFKELEQTEMALYSLPRHIPTASKELTERILNTLPKHKEPQIWVKWMKRHPAATAAALFLVVMLLSVINVFNQDSQLVVQGNNLDQIVIEGNTVIVPEGNVVSGDLTIENGKAEIFGDVEGNLTVIDGSLYTASTAQISGQVKSVDQALDWIWFKLSNVFSEIAYR from the coding sequence ATGGATTGCAAATTAGCCGTCTCTTTAATGCATGATTACCTAGATGATGACTTAGCCAAGGAGCAAAATATGATGCTGAAGGCACATTTGCAGTCCTGCGCTGATTGTCACATGCGTTTTAAAGAACTTGAACAGACTGAGATGGCGTTGTATTCACTTCCTCGACATATCCCTACTGCATCCAAGGAACTAACAGAGCGCATTCTGAATACTCTTCCTAAACACAAGGAACCGCAGATATGGGTTAAATGGATGAAGAGACATCCAGCAGCAACAGCTGCCGCATTGTTCTTGGTAGTTATGCTCCTTAGTGTTATAAATGTTTTTAATCAAGACAGTCAATTAGTGGTGCAAGGGAATAACTTGGATCAAATTGTGATTGAGGGCAATACAGTGATTGTACCTGAAGGTAATGTTGTCTCTGGTGATTTAACGATTGAGAACGGTAAGGCAGAAATATTCGGAGATGTTGAAGGCAACTTAACTGTTATCGACGGCTCGTTGTATACTGCTTCTACTGCTCAAATATCAGGACAGGTTAAGAGTGTTGATCAGGCACTAGATTGGATTTGGTTCAAACTATCGAATGTGTTCTCTGAAATAGCGTACCGTTAA
- a CDS encoding DinB family protein: MYVTISNFINEWNKEAILTQNVLDGLTDDSLKQQVYSEGRTLGRIAWHLTTSIPEYLAEFGLKIDVVKNAEDVPTSAKEIAETFKNVSSNATKVIEQQWTDESLKEVQTAFRREQSNATIIMGLIKHIVHHRGQVTVLMRQAGIKPFGVYGPPKEDWIQFGVENPPL; this comes from the coding sequence ATGTATGTAACAATTTCAAATTTCATTAATGAATGGAACAAGGAAGCTATATTAACTCAAAACGTTTTAGATGGTTTGACAGATGACTCATTGAAACAACAAGTTTATTCAGAAGGTCGTACACTAGGAAGAATTGCATGGCATTTAACAACAAGTATTCCAGAATACTTGGCTGAATTCGGGTTGAAGATAGATGTAGTAAAAAATGCAGAAGATGTCCCAACATCTGCTAAAGAAATTGCTGAAACCTTTAAAAATGTAAGTTCAAATGCAACCAAAGTCATTGAACAACAATGGACTGACGAATCCTTAAAGGAAGTACAAACTGCATTTCGAAGAGAACAATCAAATGCTACGATTATTATGGGACTTATCAAGCACATCGTTCATCACCGTGGACAAGTTACTGTTCTTATGCGCCAAGCAGGAATAAAACCTTTCGGAGTTTATGGACCGCCAAAAGAAGATTGGATTCAATTTGGGGTGGAAAATCCACCTCTATAA
- a CDS encoding MepB family protein codes for MTTYKSEKKLEYGQIVDPAINLLPNHLEMAIKHVYEAIGMTVTKEAIREPECAEYGACSLEIEGKDIVFREAKTTPVKIGQFVTIWKRPIDEIIPFDSTDNVDFIVIGVSDSQNQGQFVFDKRILIEKGIMSHNGKKGKTAFRVYPPWTKPVVKQAVKTQQWQLRYFFPFGSNVAIDQESIRKLFNP; via the coding sequence ATGACTACTTATAAATCGGAAAAGAAATTGGAGTATGGTCAAATTGTTGACCCAGCCATAAACCTCCTGCCGAATCATTTGGAAATGGCTATTAAACATGTATATGAAGCTATTGGAATGACAGTGACGAAAGAGGCTATTCGAGAACCAGAATGTGCTGAGTATGGTGCTTGCAGTCTTGAAATCGAAGGTAAAGATATCGTTTTTCGTGAAGCAAAGACAACACCAGTTAAAATAGGTCAATTCGTAACAATATGGAAACGTCCGATCGATGAAATTATTCCGTTTGATAGCACTGATAATGTGGATTTTATCGTGATAGGTGTGAGTGATTCACAAAATCAAGGCCAGTTTGTTTTTGATAAAAGAATACTCATCGAGAAGGGGATTATGTCTCATAATGGAAAAAAAGGAAAGACGGCTTTTCGTGTCTATCCGCCGTGGACTAAACCTGTAGTCAAACAGGCTGTTAAGACACAGCAATGGCAACTCCGTTATTTTTTTCCTTTTGGATCAAATGTAGCTATTGATCAAGAAAGCATACGTAAACTTTTTAATCCCTAA
- the glmM gene encoding phosphoglucosamine mutase → MGKYFGTDGVRGVANKELTAEMAYSIGRCGGYVLTGNVEKPTVVIGMDTRISGLMLESALIAGLLSIGAHVIRLGVVTTPAVAYITRLLKADAGVMISASHNPVEDNGIKFFGGDGFKLSDETELEIEALMDAEVDSLPRPVGADLGNVIVDNEAKYKYLEFLKTTVDHSFAGLKIVLDNANGAAYELAPQLFRDLGAEVITIGSEPNGLNINDHCGSTHPEKLREAVLIHKADLGLAFDGDADRLIAIDDLGEEVDGDFILCICGESMNRNGKLKDNTIVSTVMSNIGFYKACEKLQLKTSKTAVGDRYVMEEMRRGGYNLGGEQSGHVIFLDYNTTGDGLLTGIQLVNTLKQSGKKLSQTKIMMKKYPQVLVNVRVEDKSNYESNKAIQEIIASVEKELADNGRVLVRASGTESLIRVMAEGPDKVSLDRYVAEIVEVVKRELV, encoded by the coding sequence ATGGGGAAATATTTTGGTACAGATGGTGTACGTGGAGTTGCTAATAAAGAATTAACAGCTGAAATGGCTTATAGCATTGGTCGATGTGGTGGTTATGTGCTTACAGGGAATGTCGAGAAGCCAACAGTTGTTATTGGTATGGATACTCGAATCTCTGGGCTTATGTTGGAGTCAGCATTAATAGCAGGTCTATTGTCGATTGGAGCTCATGTGATTCGTTTAGGGGTTGTGACTACACCCGCAGTAGCATATATAACAAGATTATTAAAAGCGGATGCAGGTGTTATGATCTCTGCTTCGCATAATCCCGTTGAAGATAATGGTATTAAGTTTTTTGGAGGAGATGGGTTTAAGCTATCCGATGAAACAGAACTAGAAATCGAAGCATTAATGGATGCAGAAGTGGATTCTTTACCACGTCCAGTGGGCGCAGATTTAGGGAATGTTATCGTAGATAATGAAGCGAAATATAAGTATTTAGAATTCTTGAAAACAACGGTTGATCATTCATTCGCGGGACTTAAAATCGTCTTAGATAATGCAAATGGTGCCGCATATGAGCTTGCTCCGCAATTGTTCCGTGATCTTGGTGCTGAAGTTATTACTATAGGATCAGAGCCGAACGGACTGAATATTAATGATCATTGTGGTTCAACACATCCAGAGAAACTTAGAGAAGCCGTATTGATTCACAAGGCAGATCTTGGGTTAGCCTTCGATGGCGATGCAGATAGACTTATTGCTATAGATGATCTAGGTGAGGAAGTCGATGGAGATTTCATTCTGTGCATCTGTGGAGAATCTATGAATCGTAATGGGAAATTAAAAGATAATACGATTGTTTCAACGGTCATGAGTAATATTGGGTTCTATAAAGCATGTGAAAAATTACAATTGAAAACCTCTAAGACAGCTGTAGGAGACCGTTATGTCATGGAAGAGATGCGAAGAGGTGGGTATAACTTAGGAGGAGAACAGTCTGGACATGTTATTTTCTTAGATTATAATACAACAGGTGACGGCCTACTTACGGGGATTCAGCTTGTGAATACATTGAAGCAGTCAGGTAAGAAACTTAGTCAGACTAAGATCATGATGAAGAAATATCCACAGGTATTGGTAAATGTACGTGTAGAGGATAAGAGTAATTATGAAAGCAATAAAGCGATCCAAGAAATCATTGCCTCTGTAGAGAAAGAATTGGCAGACAATGGCCGCGTTCTAGTGCGTGCATCGGGTACGGAATCATTGATTCGTGTAATGGCTGAAGGACCTGATAAAGTAAGTCTCGATCGTTACGTAGCTGAAATTGTTGAAGTTGTGAAGCGGGAATTGGTATAA
- a CDS encoding YbbR-like domain-containing protein — protein sequence MERWIKNNTVVKILAIAVSILLWGMVHIEDDTTTPTSSMDSTIIENVKVQHYGLDESLYVLNAIDTERVRIEVEGKRSAITSIFNDDYKVMLDLTEMKEGTFTVPLSYELPSGVQLVSMSPSKVTVTIEKQTQASFPVTIVTTGSVADNYVMGEPIIEPNQVKVTLPDSELDGVIKVQGKIKLEGSTETISDKKVTLIALDSNGQQVKDALIEPSEVSVQIPIIPPSKIVPLNIQYSGSLPDGLVLSSTQPSVNKVTVYGPMDTLSKIESYDAATVDLSQIDAVGSFTLDVELVLPTGVVKIEPNPIQVVFEVVAVGEVTLDNIPVEIEGVSEDTVVTVVKPEGKMVSLTLSGAYTLLNNLEISDIHVSINAENLKPGVQEVPLIVSLPQFITLGSEQVMTATIEVTDKNATPTINDTVLPNDDDIEPVEEGEMGEMVDPTDPVKDSIDEVESSETQTGTDIDKADPNTETIP from the coding sequence GTGGAGAGATGGATTAAGAATAATACAGTAGTCAAAATTCTTGCCATTGCTGTAAGTATATTGTTATGGGGCATGGTACATATAGAGGATGATACAACTACGCCCACCTCATCTATGGATTCAACTATAATTGAGAATGTAAAAGTACAGCATTATGGCTTGGATGAATCATTATATGTTTTGAATGCTATAGACACAGAGCGTGTTAGGATTGAAGTCGAGGGTAAGCGTTCGGCCATTACGTCTATCTTTAATGATGATTACAAAGTAATGTTGGATCTTACTGAAATGAAAGAGGGGACATTTACAGTACCTCTCTCTTACGAACTTCCTTCAGGTGTACAACTTGTATCAATGAGTCCATCTAAAGTAACTGTAACCATTGAAAAGCAAACACAAGCTTCATTTCCAGTGACTATAGTAACTACGGGATCAGTAGCTGACAATTATGTCATGGGTGAACCGATTATTGAACCTAATCAGGTGAAAGTGACTTTACCTGATAGTGAATTGGATGGTGTTATTAAAGTACAAGGAAAGATAAAACTTGAAGGATCCACGGAAACTATCAGTGATAAGAAGGTCACCTTAATAGCTCTGGATAGTAATGGACAGCAAGTAAAAGATGCTCTTATTGAACCTTCTGAGGTTTCAGTTCAAATCCCAATCATTCCCCCATCAAAAATTGTTCCATTGAATATTCAATATAGTGGTAGCCTGCCAGATGGATTGGTACTATCGAGTACACAGCCTAGTGTAAATAAAGTCACAGTGTATGGTCCTATGGATACTCTGTCAAAGATCGAATCATATGATGCTGCAACTGTCGACCTTAGTCAAATAGACGCAGTAGGTAGCTTTACGTTAGATGTGGAATTAGTCTTACCAACGGGTGTCGTAAAGATTGAGCCTAATCCCATTCAGGTGGTATTCGAGGTAGTAGCTGTTGGAGAGGTTACATTAGACAATATTCCTGTTGAGATTGAAGGTGTGAGTGAAGATACGGTGGTAACTGTCGTGAAGCCAGAGGGAAAGATGGTTAGTCTGACTTTATCAGGTGCATACACATTACTGAATAATCTAGAAATTTCAGATATTCATGTATCAATAAATGCTGAGAATTTAAAGCCAGGCGTACAAGAGGTGCCTCTGATAGTCTCCCTCCCACAGTTCATTACACTTGGAAGTGAACAAGTGATGACTGCGACAATTGAAGTGACGGATAAGAACGCTACACCGACAATAAATGATACAGTATTACCAAATGATGATGACATTGAACCGGTTGAAGAGGGAGAAATGGGTGAAATGGTGGATCCTACGGATCCAGTAAAAGATAGCATAGATGAAGTGGAATCCTCTGAAACACAAACCGGCACGGATATAGATAAGGCAGATCCTAATACTGAAACTATTCCGTGA
- the cdaA gene encoding diadenylate cyclase CdaA — MSYFTDMSWKDSLKDIIDIAIVSYIIYHAILLVRGTRAIQLLKGILVLVIIWALSTWFNLYTLKWLMNQMFTFGVLAIFIIFQPELRRALEQLGRGKFLGRSSAEDEKFTKLISEVIKAVNYLARRKIGALIVFERETGLNEYTESGIPMHSMISSELIINVFIPNTPLHDGAMIIQSNQIAAAACYLPLSENPFISKELGTRHRAAIGISEVGDAVSVIVSEETGQISLAIDGQVVRDIKEESLISKLYEELRPKSNSKEKRPAFWKRKGDGNRGEMD; from the coding sequence ATGAGTTATTTTACAGACATGTCTTGGAAAGATTCCTTGAAGGATATTATTGATATCGCAATAGTCTCTTATATTATATACCATGCCATTTTACTGGTTAGAGGTACAAGAGCGATTCAGCTATTAAAAGGGATTCTGGTGTTAGTTATTATTTGGGCTCTTAGCACTTGGTTTAATTTATATACACTCAAGTGGCTAATGAATCAAATGTTTACGTTTGGTGTCTTGGCGATCTTTATTATCTTTCAACCAGAATTACGTCGTGCTCTAGAGCAATTAGGGCGAGGCAAATTCCTTGGACGATCATCTGCTGAGGATGAAAAATTCACGAAGTTAATTAGTGAGGTTATTAAGGCTGTTAATTATTTAGCACGTAGAAAAATAGGGGCGTTAATTGTTTTTGAACGTGAGACAGGTCTAAATGAATATACTGAATCTGGAATACCTATGCATTCAATGATAAGTTCTGAACTTATTATTAATGTGTTCATTCCTAATACACCATTACATGATGGGGCCATGATTATACAATCTAATCAAATAGCTGCCGCAGCGTGTTATTTACCACTGTCGGAGAATCCTTTTATCAGTAAAGAGCTGGGAACTCGTCATCGTGCAGCTATAGGGATCAGCGAGGTAGGGGATGCGGTGTCTGTCATTGTATCAGAAGAAACGGGGCAGATATCATTAGCCATTGATGGCCAAGTGGTAAGGGATATTAAAGAAGAATCATTGATATCGAAGTTATATGAAGAATTACGTCCTAAATCCAATAGTAAAGAAAAGCGTCCTGCATTCTGGAAACGGAAGGGGGATGGTAATCGTGGAGAGATGGATTAA
- a CDS encoding helix-turn-helix transcriptional regulator gives MPKNDNMLAILWMLNSGVKMTAKKISEKLEINIRTVYRYIDALGASGVPIISDTGHNGGYSLLNNFIRAPLLFDIEEKKALLQAAVFAKEAGYPLSEALDNATSKLKMYSNQEQESVLSRHLAGFEVINRMGDPSIQPVLAELEQAVANEFSVEIDYRTRRDDQPKTRVIDPYGMVYWNNKWYIVAFCHLRNEIRSFRVERILQIKRTQNIFKRSEAFLAREFFLRNLLPDLVGKDGLIALIIEGRSEALDDLCLHWFLGHHLKERTSNQAIFLLEEKSIHTYVPNFLLSYGKSIQVIEPQSLKEKLVGVVSELMEYYQL, from the coding sequence ATGCCAAAAAACGATAATATGCTGGCAATCCTATGGATGCTGAATTCGGGCGTTAAAATGACCGCAAAAAAAATATCCGAAAAGTTAGAAATAAATATAAGGACAGTCTATCGGTATATTGATGCGCTAGGTGCCAGTGGAGTGCCTATAATATCCGACACTGGTCATAATGGCGGGTATAGCTTGCTGAATAATTTTATCAGAGCACCTCTGCTATTTGATATTGAAGAAAAAAAAGCACTTCTTCAAGCTGCTGTTTTTGCAAAAGAAGCCGGATATCCTTTGAGTGAGGCATTAGATAATGCGACATCCAAATTGAAAATGTATTCGAATCAGGAACAGGAAAGTGTTCTCAGCCGTCATTTAGCCGGATTTGAAGTTATAAACCGTATGGGAGACCCATCTATTCAGCCAGTATTGGCGGAATTGGAGCAAGCTGTAGCAAACGAATTCTCTGTAGAAATTGATTATCGCACACGTCGTGATGATCAACCCAAGACTAGGGTGATAGATCCCTATGGAATGGTTTACTGGAACAATAAATGGTATATTGTTGCCTTTTGCCACCTGAGAAATGAGATCCGCAGCTTTCGGGTAGAACGGATTTTACAAATCAAGCGTACTCAAAACATATTTAAGCGTTCCGAAGCTTTTTTGGCTCGGGAATTTTTTTTGCGAAATCTATTACCTGATTTAGTCGGCAAGGACGGGTTAATTGCTTTAATTATCGAAGGTAGGTCAGAGGCGTTGGATGACTTATGCCTGCATTGGTTTTTGGGGCATCATCTGAAAGAGCGTACATCAAATCAAGCAATCTTTTTACTTGAGGAAAAATCAATTCATACCTATGTTCCTAATTTTCTCTTATCCTACGGGAAATCTATTCAAGTAATCGAACCACAGAGTTTGAAGGAAAAACTTGTTGGTGTCGTGTCGGAGTTAATGGAATATTATCAACTTTAA